Proteins found in one Paenibacillus dendritiformis genomic segment:
- a CDS encoding ATP-binding protein: protein MKKEKQKAKVLEPTRYILVTSVKLQIKDREEILNLFDGLIMTRDDIIDRDDLNKLLGNEEYQHVERTHYKLWLSSTGVLTSLIEEIVHRGICAQSRGELEEIKKTVKVFVQNPSFGRAIDILEKFRYVLISGEPGIGKTTLGRCLAAYFFQHMGYRDFIYADTVGSALSMYKEKERQVFFFDDFWGSMFKDEKLPHNEEKHLLKFIQRISNSQNKILILTSREYVLQQGLAKYQDEQLKRIFDIGRCFLQLEDYSDLIKTKILFNHLYFSRLEWDYIKVIADEYKRIINHSNYNPRIIENFLDQGAVLLEDSSPIEYYKEFLSYLNEPLSFWKSIFMKQTYGAQLTSLILFLSSQPMRLSDLKDSYYCCIEAGGKSNEQIQDLEFDSIVAQLEKTMIKTYYQNTTSTIIVKFQNPSIKDFLYRHLADNIRHYGKMLIQGCPFLNQLLFMFKATNAVRRINDDSEEDFFYKKKIRLPENLENLLSDKIISEFETLKYSYAVREVFEHKPSVYVDSEDCIVGKLQDILFNFGINENANMDDFIKSKVQYLCSGLHEDEYPLSYDDMVEFPYLIKTAIPLKIKLDGNLLINDYYKRSRFAEHLLMLNKFEEIFPQEFADFKKINYKSIKRNIRFMLLEDVDFFASDGEYDRIAYLIDMIYPAILENYKFRDSKTFRKELWRAADYSNDEDGENKKKWLELIERNKEKIRTEEMDEIKIEELMKEERDALLGVTNQMLDDEDIIDFIQKNAQTATEASELIFLLENEEPWYIGPFFSNLDRLSLLLHFFMKKRSYRRQVPPFMKISHFI, encoded by the coding sequence TTGAAAAAAGAAAAGCAGAAAGCGAAGGTATTAGAGCCAACCCGTTACATTCTTGTCACCTCTGTTAAGCTTCAAATTAAGGATCGAGAAGAAATATTAAATTTATTTGATGGATTGATTATGACTCGAGATGACATTATTGATAGGGATGATTTGAACAAACTACTCGGAAATGAGGAGTATCAACACGTTGAACGCACCCATTATAAACTATGGCTCAGCAGTACCGGCGTTTTAACATCACTTATTGAGGAAATTGTTCACCGAGGTATTTGCGCACAATCAAGGGGGGAGCTAGAGGAAATAAAGAAAACAGTAAAAGTTTTCGTTCAAAACCCTAGCTTTGGACGAGCTATTGATATTCTGGAGAAATTCAGGTACGTGTTGATCTCGGGAGAGCCTGGTATTGGAAAGACGACTTTAGGCCGTTGCTTAGCTGCTTATTTTTTTCAGCATATGGGCTATAGGGATTTCATTTATGCGGACACGGTAGGATCAGCTCTTAGTATGTATAAAGAGAAGGAGAGACAAGTTTTCTTTTTTGATGATTTTTGGGGGAGCATGTTTAAAGACGAAAAACTCCCACATAACGAAGAAAAGCATTTATTGAAGTTCATTCAGCGAATTTCCAATTCGCAAAATAAAATTTTGATTTTAACCTCTCGTGAGTATGTATTACAGCAAGGCCTGGCCAAATATCAAGATGAGCAACTCAAGAGAATATTCGATATCGGCAGATGCTTTCTTCAACTTGAAGATTACTCTGATTTGATAAAGACAAAAATTTTGTTCAACCATCTATACTTCTCTCGCCTTGAATGGGATTATATCAAGGTTATCGCTGATGAATATAAACGAATCATTAACCATTCTAATTATAATCCAAGAATTATTGAAAATTTTCTTGATCAGGGAGCAGTTTTATTAGAGGATAGTTCCCCAATTGAGTATTACAAAGAGTTTCTAAGTTATTTAAATGAGCCGCTATCTTTCTGGAAGAGTATCTTTATGAAACAGACCTATGGGGCTCAACTGACATCACTTATCTTATTTTTATCATCCCAACCTATGAGATTAAGCGATTTAAAGGACTCTTACTACTGTTGTATCGAGGCTGGAGGGAAAAGTAACGAACAAATTCAAGACCTAGAATTCGATAGTATTGTTGCGCAATTAGAAAAAACGATGATTAAGACCTATTATCAGAATACAACATCAACGATTATAGTTAAATTCCAGAACCCATCCATTAAGGATTTTTTATATCGGCATTTGGCTGACAATATACGACATTACGGAAAAATGCTTATCCAAGGCTGTCCTTTTTTGAACCAGCTCCTTTTTATGTTTAAAGCTACGAATGCTGTGCGCAGGATTAATGATGATTCGGAAGAGGACTTCTTTTATAAAAAAAAGATACGTTTACCCGAAAATCTCGAAAATCTGCTAAGCGATAAAATTATTTCTGAGTTTGAGACTTTAAAGTACTCATACGCCGTAAGGGAGGTATTCGAGCATAAACCGTCCGTTTATGTGGACTCGGAAGACTGTATTGTGGGGAAGTTACAAGATATTTTATTTAATTTTGGAATCAATGAAAACGCTAATATGGATGATTTTATTAAAAGTAAAGTTCAATATTTATGTTCTGGACTTCACGAAGATGAGTATCCATTATCCTACGATGACATGGTCGAGTTTCCCTATTTAATTAAAACAGCGATTCCGTTAAAGATTAAGCTCGATGGAAATTTACTAATCAATGACTATTATAAGCGTTCCAGGTTTGCTGAACATCTGCTGATGCTCAATAAATTTGAAGAGATTTTCCCTCAGGAATTTGCCGATTTCAAGAAAATTAACTATAAATCGATTAAGCGAAATATCAGATTTATGCTTCTTGAAGACGTTGATTTTTTTGCTTCGGACGGGGAATACGACCGAATTGCTTACCTAATCGATATGATTTATCCAGCGATATTGGAAAATTATAAGTTTCGTGACAGCAAGACGTTCCGGAAGGAACTATGGAGGGCTGCGGACTATTCTAACGATGAGGATGGCGAAAACAAAAAAAAGTGGTTGGAGTTAATAGAAAGGAACAAAGAGAAAATTAGAACTGAGGAGATGGACGAGATAAAAATAGAAGAATTGATGAAAGAAGAAAGGGATGCTCTATTAGGAGTTACAAATCAGATGCTTGACGACGAAGATATCATCGACTTTATTCAAAAGAACGCTCAAACTGCAACAGAAGCTTCAGAGTTGATTTTCTTATTGGAGAACGAAGAACCATGGTATATTGGGCCGTTTTTTAGTAACTTGGACAGACTCTCTCTTTTGTTACATTTTTTCATGAAGAAAAGAAGCTACCGGAGACAAGTGCCTCCTTTTATGAAAATTTCGCATTTTATTTAA
- a CDS encoding restriction endonuclease — MRFPDSSGLFLSIVDGFFKEEEMMVQSIDNYHHPFRDFVEEAQTSYLTSVDLEGCIQAPRLYIIAGHKDKICHIEQVWRKKIKQSFEQFLQNNKILRRIKEQVKKTDFYCLESLYWLYLSELITNDQIYYPREMKFSAKDKDLVVLIFYWTSSPSDNPVDTVEQTISFWLEHEQPALKGYQCLTRSFILRNMNGRKVLATFPDRYGNWGVLLEGGIFLPLADDFEAGLSKLNSTHIGHWTIAEVEEILLNPIYAFGLHYQHIDLICEWFYVFLYGLATTDEEELETVNLELLYSRFLEYLGEHICPYILIEQKIIEVDQFIEVLKKTLGNIREYLAGEEETGISKNILLMMRNRHAYLPTVHRFIQSNSGLAVKNTCNSISLDYNYWKDALDQLEEVTHAYEKGKRLEELAQYFIRTISGIQITDVRAKRGRAEVDIYCCNVSYNSLLWRLGALILIECKNRKNKVEVSDIRNLVPTMEAKGIHGALIFSTAGFSSVAMKEIVHQLSGGKMIIPISLKELEGVGEDKGPYDLVREKIEYFEQIMEDDMRQMYF; from the coding sequence ATGAGATTTCCTGACAGTTCAGGTTTGTTCCTTTCTATTGTCGATGGTTTTTTTAAGGAAGAAGAGATGATGGTTCAATCGATTGATAATTATCATCATCCTTTCCGCGATTTTGTAGAGGAGGCTCAAACAAGTTATTTGACTTCAGTTGACCTTGAGGGTTGTATTCAAGCTCCCAGGCTGTATATTATTGCTGGTCATAAAGATAAAATTTGCCATATAGAGCAAGTTTGGAGAAAAAAGATTAAGCAATCATTTGAACAATTTTTACAAAATAATAAAATTCTGAGAAGGATAAAGGAACAGGTCAAAAAGACAGATTTCTACTGCTTAGAGTCATTATATTGGCTCTACCTGTCAGAACTGATAACTAATGATCAGATATATTATCCGAGGGAGATGAAATTCTCAGCTAAAGACAAGGACTTAGTTGTATTGATTTTCTATTGGACTTCTAGTCCAAGTGATAATCCGGTAGATACTGTTGAGCAGACAATCTCATTTTGGTTGGAACATGAGCAACCAGCCTTAAAAGGTTACCAGTGTTTAACCCGTTCTTTTATTTTGCGAAACATGAACGGCCGCAAGGTGCTGGCTACTTTTCCCGATAGATATGGAAACTGGGGCGTGTTATTGGAAGGAGGAATATTTTTACCGCTGGCAGATGATTTTGAAGCAGGCCTAAGTAAGCTAAATAGTACGCATATTGGCCACTGGACCATTGCAGAAGTGGAAGAAATATTGCTTAACCCCATTTATGCCTTTGGGTTACATTATCAACATATAGATTTAATTTGTGAATGGTTCTATGTTTTTCTTTACGGATTGGCTACAACTGACGAGGAAGAATTGGAAACTGTTAATCTCGAATTGCTATACAGTCGATTTTTGGAATATTTAGGAGAGCATATTTGTCCATACATTCTGATCGAACAAAAAATCATAGAAGTAGATCAATTTATAGAAGTGCTTAAGAAAACATTGGGTAACATAAGAGAGTACTTAGCAGGGGAAGAGGAAACGGGTATTTCTAAAAATATTCTGCTGATGATGCGAAATCGCCATGCCTATTTACCTACGGTTCACCGATTTATTCAAAGTAATTCCGGTCTTGCCGTGAAGAATACATGTAATTCTATCTCCTTGGACTACAACTATTGGAAAGATGCTCTTGATCAATTGGAAGAAGTGACTCATGCTTATGAGAAGGGTAAAAGGCTGGAAGAACTGGCGCAGTATTTTATTCGTACCATATCTGGTATACAAATCACTGATGTAAGAGCAAAAAGAGGCAGAGCAGAAGTAGATATTTACTGTTGTAATGTTTCGTATAATTCATTGCTTTGGAGATTGGGAGCATTGATTTTGATCGAATGCAAAAATAGAAAAAATAAGGTTGAGGTATCGGATATCCGGAACTTGGTTCCAACTATGGAGGCTAAAGGCATTCATGGGGCGTTGATTTTTAGCACGGCAGGCTTTTCATCGGTTGCTATGAAAGAAATTGTACATCAACTTTCAGGCGGTAAGATGATAATTCCCATTTCTCTAAAAGAACTAGAGGGTGTTGGTGAAGATAAGGGGCCTTATGATCTTGTACGGGAGAAAATAGAATATTTTGAGCAGATCATGGAAGACGATATGAGGCAGATGTATTTTTAA
- a CDS encoding sugar phosphate isomerase/epimerase family protein — protein sequence MRRLQAGIWGRFAAERWHELARGPINGMEVCMLRDEQEVQAVQDFCARHQLQYGVHGPILDSLGYHLPKLNAVCPAERAEAMARMEAEVELASRYSADYILLHYPFLPLFPAQWKRPYHRMPDPDQRYGHDQLSRREFREISVRLFEACCELQRKHNQRIVLEHDFAGEYTEVFIDMFREYPEIALVVDTARLDISRRVLRGFDPYAWLDALAPYVYLVHYSNVRYEEENFQNHLPVLPEQDGDGRYGDAYAYLEALATRNPKFHVTFEHRAELVSMEELDAIYERVALLLWRSTGHTDTPCRNIMRI from the coding sequence ATGAGACGATTGCAGGCGGGGATATGGGGACGATTTGCGGCCGAGCGGTGGCATGAGCTGGCGCGCGGGCCGATCAACGGCATGGAGGTCTGCATGCTGCGTGATGAACAGGAAGTACAAGCGGTTCAGGATTTCTGTGCCCGCCATCAGCTCCAATATGGCGTGCATGGGCCCATCCTCGATTCCCTTGGCTACCATTTGCCCAAGCTGAATGCGGTCTGCCCGGCTGAGCGGGCGGAAGCGATGGCGCGGATGGAGGCGGAGGTTGAACTGGCTTCCCGATATAGTGCGGATTATATTTTGCTCCACTATCCATTTTTGCCGCTGTTCCCGGCGCAATGGAAGCGGCCGTATCATCGAATGCCCGATCCGGACCAACGGTACGGTCATGACCAGTTGAGCCGCCGCGAATTCAGAGAGATATCGGTCCGGTTATTCGAAGCGTGCTGCGAGCTGCAGCGCAAGCATAACCAGCGTATCGTGCTGGAGCATGATTTTGCAGGGGAGTATACCGAGGTGTTCATTGATATGTTCCGGGAATATCCGGAGATTGCGCTCGTGGTCGATACGGCGCGGCTCGATATATCGAGACGAGTGCTCCGCGGGTTCGACCCGTATGCGTGGCTGGACGCACTGGCCCCTTATGTCTATCTCGTTCATTACAGCAATGTGCGCTACGAAGAGGAGAATTTCCAGAATCATTTGCCCGTGCTCCCTGAGCAGGATGGCGACGGCCGCTACGGAGACGCCTATGCGTATTTGGAAGCGTTGGCAACCCGCAATCCTAAGTTCCATGTGACCTTCGAGCATCGGGCCGAGCTGGTGAGCATGGAGGAGCTGGACGCGATCTATGAGCGGGTCGCGCTCTTGCTGTGGCGCTCGACGGGGCATACCGACACACCCTGTCGGAATATAATGCGAATATGA
- a CDS encoding phosphotransferase enzyme family protein gives MGHQAIAAEALSHYEIQSPIISFIRHNENLTYRITDESGSSYLLRVHKPVHAELHGLQHSKAGLNGEMELLQALGENTALNVQKPVRNREGEFVTRIGDGDDFVHCTMLHWLEGRDSQPDDFASREDALRYGRQVGMLHRFTSGYTPEPAASRPTYAGIGENKAMLERLTYGRDHGIFAPGDFGLMSEAFQLINERLRRYEPDPGTWGIIHADINRANVIVTDRGFTLIDYCLYGHGYFLYDAAGGALSVPSERRTDFMEGYEAEFLSIRGDSMKLLEGFMLLNIFGYYSFHMMNTAVHPWMRERLPSFCVNMVAPFVEERPIFDLL, from the coding sequence GTGGGCCATCAAGCCATCGCGGCCGAGGCGTTGTCGCATTACGAGATACAATCGCCAATCATTAGCTTTATACGACATAATGAAAATTTGACCTATAGGATTACCGATGAGTCCGGCTCATCTTACCTGCTGCGGGTTCATAAGCCCGTTCACGCCGAGCTTCATGGCCTGCAGCATTCCAAGGCGGGTTTGAACGGGGAGATGGAGCTGCTGCAGGCGCTGGGAGAGAACACCGCCTTGAATGTGCAGAAGCCTGTCCGCAATCGCGAAGGAGAATTTGTCACCCGGATCGGGGACGGGGATGACTTCGTACATTGCACGATGCTGCACTGGCTGGAAGGACGGGACTCGCAGCCGGATGACTTCGCATCGCGAGAAGACGCTCTCCGCTACGGACGTCAGGTCGGCATGCTGCACCGGTTTACGAGCGGATATACGCCGGAACCGGCCGCCAGCAGACCAACTTACGCCGGTATCGGGGAGAATAAGGCCATGCTGGAACGACTGACCTACGGCCGGGATCACGGCATATTTGCGCCGGGCGATTTCGGCCTGATGAGCGAAGCCTTCCAGCTCATTAATGAGCGGCTTCGCCGCTATGAACCGGATCCCGGCACATGGGGCATCATCCATGCCGACATTAACCGGGCCAATGTCATTGTGACCGATCGGGGTTTTACCTTGATTGACTATTGCCTGTACGGCCACGGATATTTTTTGTATGATGCGGCCGGCGGCGCGCTCAGCGTTCCGTCCGAGCGGCGGACAGATTTCATGGAAGGCTATGAGGCGGAATTCCTTTCGATTCGCGGCGATTCGATGAAGCTGCTCGAAGGCTTCATGCTGCTGAATATTTTCGGCTACTATTCCTTCCATATGATGAACACGGCGGTTCATCCCTGGATGCGGGAGCGGCTGCCTTCCTTTTGCGTCAATATGGTGGCTCCGTTTGTGGAAGAACGGCCAATCTTTGATTTGCTGTAA
- a CDS encoding helix-turn-helix transcriptional regulator, which produces MKALQFTLPPLPYYIYSGSGIMEAGQKHASRRNIEVFDMLFVTGGCLYMYEEEREYAVRPDHVLILRPDQTHGATKECREATTYFWLHFQTEGAWEALEDMPHSPAFDGGEAAVASPSSLAPRPFLVTLPQFGKPLQPDRLREVLLQLQELQEGIPEPNTPWKEQMLFQHLFHLLSASADQTDLSPAAACAERAAAYLRRHYREDIKAQSLGDSLNFHPVYIARCMQKQFGCSPIEYLTRYRIEQAKLLLHQTDLPISRIAEEVGFRQAAYFAACFSRYEGMSPRRYRQQFFCH; this is translated from the coding sequence ATGAAAGCGCTGCAGTTCACATTACCGCCATTGCCCTATTACATTTACAGCGGTTCCGGCATCATGGAAGCCGGTCAGAAGCATGCCAGCCGCCGGAATATCGAAGTGTTCGACATGCTGTTCGTGACCGGAGGCTGTCTCTATATGTACGAGGAGGAGCGGGAATATGCGGTCCGTCCGGATCACGTCCTGATTCTGCGGCCGGATCAGACGCACGGGGCGACGAAAGAATGCAGGGAGGCGACAACGTACTTCTGGCTGCATTTCCAGACGGAAGGAGCGTGGGAGGCTCTCGAGGACATGCCGCATTCCCCCGCCTTCGACGGCGGCGAGGCGGCTGTGGCCTCCCCGTCGTCTTTGGCCCCGCGGCCGTTCCTCGTGACCTTGCCGCAGTTCGGCAAGCCGCTGCAGCCGGATCGTCTGCGGGAAGTGCTGCTCCAGCTGCAGGAGCTCCAGGAAGGGATACCCGAGCCAAATACCCCCTGGAAGGAGCAAATGCTGTTCCAGCACCTGTTCCATCTCCTGTCGGCATCGGCGGACCAGACGGATCTGTCCCCCGCCGCTGCATGCGCGGAGCGGGCAGCCGCTTACTTGCGGCGCCATTACCGCGAGGATATCAAGGCTCAATCGCTTGGCGACAGCCTGAACTTCCATCCGGTCTATATCGCCCGCTGCATGCAGAAGCAATTCGGCTGCTCCCCGATCGAATATTTGACGCGCTACCGCATCGAGCAGGCGAAGCTGCTGCTGCACCAGACGGATCTGCCAATCTCGCGCATCGCCGAGGAGGTCGGCTTCCGCCAAGCGGCCTACTTCGCCGCCTGCTTCTCCCGGTATGAAGGCATGTCGCCGCGCCGGTACCGGCAGCAGTTTTTCTGCCATTAA
- a CDS encoding MATE family efflux transporter: protein MKRERNRYALGVLAWPIFIELFLQFLLGAADTLMVSRISDDAVAVVGFSNQLFQALTTLFMTVASGAGILIAQKLGSRREEEARSVAIMAVSASAVIGLALSFVLYAKPRAIAAVLQLPDSLLPLADTYISIVGGGMVLTALTSTLSTVIRNTGNTKGPMIIAIGMNVIHVAMNYGFIFGAFGFPQWGLTGVALSTVISRLLATAVLAYVFVQSFGHRIRLREMLGFDGARFKEILHIGWPLGVNMSCWVFSQLVIFAFIAMLGPQELAARTYMNTLESFCFLLGSSIAMALQIQVAHLFGAGRSEEAYKGAYRALLYGLPLVTVNALVLLFAGRALLGLFTADPEIVALGVSLLGLNLLLQPGKMLNMAMGNALNAVGDTRFVMLTAIFSMWLVATGLSYLTGIHWGWGLVGIYACMIADEYIRGFLVLLRWKGRRFLKRASVRGAADGEGTAGVKSATDATDVSDGGQPALP from the coding sequence GTGAAAAGAGAACGGAATCGGTATGCACTGGGTGTGCTGGCATGGCCGATTTTTATAGAGTTGTTCCTGCAGTTTCTTCTGGGGGCGGCGGATACGCTGATGGTGAGCCGCATCTCGGATGATGCGGTCGCGGTTGTCGGCTTCTCCAATCAGCTGTTCCAGGCGCTGACGACCCTCTTCATGACGGTGGCGAGCGGGGCCGGCATCTTGATCGCGCAGAAGCTCGGTTCGCGGAGGGAGGAGGAGGCGCGTTCCGTGGCCATTATGGCGGTGAGCGCGAGCGCGGTGATCGGGCTGGCGCTGAGCTTCGTGCTCTACGCGAAGCCGCGCGCGATCGCGGCGGTGCTGCAGCTGCCGGACAGTCTGCTGCCGTTGGCGGACACTTATATTTCGATTGTCGGCGGCGGCATGGTGCTGACGGCGCTCACATCGACCCTCAGCACGGTGATCCGGAACACCGGCAATACGAAGGGGCCGATGATCATCGCGATCGGGATGAACGTCATCCATGTCGCCATGAACTACGGCTTCATCTTCGGCGCCTTCGGCTTCCCGCAGTGGGGACTGACCGGGGTCGCCCTGTCGACGGTCATCAGCCGGCTGCTGGCGACGGCCGTGCTCGCTTATGTGTTCGTCCAGTCGTTCGGACATCGCATCCGCCTGCGGGAGATGCTCGGCTTCGACGGAGCCCGCTTCAAGGAGATCCTGCATATCGGCTGGCCGCTCGGCGTCAACATGTCCTGCTGGGTCTTCTCCCAGCTTGTCATCTTCGCCTTCATCGCCATGCTGGGGCCGCAGGAGCTGGCGGCGCGGACGTACATGAATACACTGGAATCATTCTGCTTCCTGCTCGGATCATCGATCGCGATGGCGCTGCAGATTCAGGTCGCCCATCTGTTCGGGGCGGGCCGGTCGGAGGAGGCCTACAAAGGGGCCTATCGCGCGCTGCTGTACGGACTGCCGCTCGTCACGGTCAATGCGCTCGTGCTGCTGTTCGCGGGCCGGGCGCTGCTGGGGCTGTTCACGGCCGATCCGGAGATCGTGGCGCTCGGCGTCTCGCTGCTCGGGCTCAATCTGCTGCTGCAGCCCGGCAAAATGCTGAACATGGCGATGGGCAACGCCCTCAATGCGGTAGGCGACACCCGCTTCGTGATGCTGACGGCCATATTCTCGATGTGGCTGGTCGCCACGGGCTTGTCCTACCTGACGGGGATTCATTGGGGCTGGGGGCTCGTCGGCATCTATGCCTGCATGATCGCGGATGAATATATACGCGGCTTCCTCGTGCTCCTCCGCTGGAAGGGACGCCGCTTCCTGAAGCGGGCTAGCGTGAGAGGTGCAGCGGATGGGGAAGGCACGGCGGGTGTGAAAAGTGCAACAGATGCGACTGACGTATCAGATGGCGGACAGCCTGCACTTCCGTAA
- a CDS encoding GNAT family N-acetyltransferase — protein sequence MNIHLQSITAENWKECIALEVGPGQEDFIASNVYSLAEAQFLDGFQCKGIYWDERMIGFAMYGIDPDDGNYWIYRFMVDASFQGQGLGKRALQLVLDEIGSQPDRTEHCLLGYDPNNEAARRLYASAGFVETGIAPWGEMMAKYDFPG from the coding sequence ATGAATATTCATCTGCAGTCTATTACCGCAGAGAACTGGAAGGAATGCATTGCGTTGGAGGTCGGCCCGGGGCAGGAGGACTTCATTGCGTCGAACGTGTATTCGCTCGCCGAAGCGCAGTTTTTGGACGGGTTCCAATGCAAGGGCATCTATTGGGACGAGCGCATGATCGGATTCGCTATGTACGGCATCGATCCGGATGACGGGAACTACTGGATCTACCGCTTCATGGTGGATGCGTCCTTCCAGGGGCAAGGATTAGGCAAGCGGGCACTGCAGCTTGTGCTGGATGAGATCGGATCGCAGCCGGACCGGACGGAGCATTGTCTGCTCGGCTATGATCCGAATAATGAAGCGGCCCGGCGGCTGTATGCCTCGGCCGGCTTCGTCGAGACCGGCATCGCGCCTTGGGGCGAGATGATGGCGAAGTATGATTTTCCCGGTTGA